The Myxococcaceae bacterium JPH2 genome has a window encoding:
- a CDS encoding AgmX/PglI C-terminal domain-containing protein has protein sequence MSGQPTVLQVVILRDGLLVGTEVFIPGTYALGSDPSSDLRLDDPTVGPRHAVLYFQNGRTAIQDAGSATGVFVNGHRVSACEIRSVDEVLCGPFVLKTRVLAQRPPEAKPQPPPEVAALLGSPAPAPGAPQPPAAARQLRPTPSPVPSASQPLAATVPAARVPLSVRPPAEAPQAPVAAPPPAPPAMAPVRAAPQPIPTPQPTHAHPQQPMHAQQQAHAQQQAMHAQQVQQQAMHAQQVQQQAMHAQQVQQQAMHAQQAMHTQQQAMHAPQPQPIAPVPPNTVPSVRRRSSPEPEPTESGLLLADDLLADMPPMPVAQDDGPLLRETALPARPTHAPRIEGGKGAAQLYLELYWGAVRRDARRFAPDAKKPVLASQDETAPMPLWGFTLPQQDAAFVLAESRNGAFRLYVPPGTDIEKSGSDGRFAPVTTAALESDGSRRFITLRQGAAARLTQGQMSLVAYSALVPERVFVNPLKGLPWLTLALLAIFGGGLGSFIVTRPKRSDTADFTQKNLPPVALRLIAPEPKKKEEAKKKLEAIKKKAEPVKEKVVEKAPPKPVKEVAPPVKPPPQVENKALKALAKLSAAGPPANDLLAAVDKLGSGPGSKNVKTSNYKLSGLIGKAPIANAGTGIFGLGGGGKGGGATLGAELLRGKGGGGIGALGAGSVGKGAVGGTVTRATARSISSAQGTVDREAVAKVINSHLQDVHSCYERALLKDPGLAGKVVLEWSIGLNGSVTSAKTKSSTLRNASVEACILSSLKTWTFPAPKGGIVIITYPFLFNSVGY, from the coding sequence TTGAGCGGTCAGCCCACTGTCCTGCAAGTCGTTATCCTCCGCGACGGCCTCCTCGTGGGCACGGAGGTGTTCATCCCTGGCACGTACGCGCTGGGCTCCGACCCGTCGTCTGATTTGCGATTGGACGACCCCACCGTGGGGCCGCGCCACGCAGTGCTCTATTTCCAGAACGGGCGCACCGCCATCCAGGACGCGGGCTCCGCCACGGGCGTCTTCGTCAACGGCCACCGCGTGTCCGCGTGTGAGATCCGCTCCGTGGACGAAGTGCTGTGCGGACCCTTCGTCCTGAAAACACGCGTGCTCGCGCAGCGCCCGCCCGAGGCCAAGCCTCAACCGCCGCCCGAGGTCGCCGCGCTGTTGGGCAGCCCTGCACCCGCGCCCGGCGCGCCGCAGCCGCCCGCGGCCGCGCGGCAGCTTCGCCCCACGCCGAGCCCGGTGCCTTCGGCGTCTCAGCCACTGGCGGCCACCGTCCCCGCCGCGCGCGTTCCGCTTTCCGTCCGCCCGCCCGCCGAGGCGCCCCAGGCCCCCGTCGCCGCGCCGCCTCCGGCACCGCCCGCCATGGCGCCCGTGCGCGCCGCGCCGCAGCCGATTCCCACGCCGCAGCCCACGCACGCGCATCCGCAACAGCCGATGCACGCACAGCAGCAAGCGCATGCACAGCAGCAGGCGATGCATGCGCAGCAGGTGCAGCAGCAGGCGATGCATGCGCAGCAGGTGCAGCAGCAGGCGATGCACGCGCAACAAGTGCAGCAGCAAGCGATGCACGCACAGCAGGCGATGCACACGCAGCAGCAGGCGATGCACGCGCCACAGCCGCAGCCCATCGCGCCGGTGCCCCCCAACACCGTGCCGTCCGTGCGCCGTCGCTCCTCGCCGGAGCCCGAGCCCACGGAGTCCGGGCTGCTCCTCGCGGATGATCTCCTGGCGGACATGCCGCCCATGCCCGTGGCGCAGGATGACGGGCCGCTGCTGCGCGAGACCGCGCTCCCTGCTCGGCCCACGCATGCGCCGCGCATCGAGGGCGGCAAGGGCGCAGCGCAGCTCTACCTGGAGCTGTACTGGGGCGCCGTGCGCCGCGACGCGCGCCGCTTCGCTCCCGACGCGAAGAAGCCCGTGCTGGCCTCGCAGGACGAGACCGCGCCCATGCCGCTGTGGGGCTTCACCTTGCCCCAGCAGGACGCGGCCTTCGTCCTCGCCGAGTCGCGCAACGGCGCCTTCCGCCTCTACGTCCCGCCCGGCACGGACATCGAGAAGTCCGGCTCGGATGGTCGCTTCGCGCCCGTCACCACCGCGGCGCTCGAGTCCGATGGCAGCCGTCGCTTCATCACCTTGCGCCAGGGCGCCGCCGCGCGGCTCACCCAGGGCCAGATGTCGCTGGTGGCCTACTCCGCCCTCGTGCCCGAGCGCGTCTTCGTCAATCCGCTCAAGGGCCTGCCGTGGCTGACGCTCGCGCTCCTCGCCATCTTCGGCGGTGGGCTCGGCTCGTTCATCGTCACGCGCCCCAAGCGCTCGGACACCGCGGACTTCACGCAGAAGAACCTGCCGCCCGTGGCGCTGCGCCTCATCGCGCCGGAGCCCAAGAAGAAGGAAGAGGCGAAGAAGAAGCTGGAGGCCATCAAGAAGAAGGCCGAGCCCGTCAAGGAGAAGGTCGTCGAGAAGGCTCCGCCCAAGCCGGTGAAGGAAGTGGCTCCGCCGGTGAAGCCTCCCCCTCAAGTGGAGAACAAGGCCCTCAAGGCGCTCGCGAAGCTGTCCGCCGCGGGCCCTCCGGCCAATGACCTGCTCGCCGCGGTCGACAAGCTGGGCAGCGGCCCCGGCAGCAAGAACGTCAAGACCTCCAACTACAAGCTGTCCGGACTCATCGGGAAGGCGCCCATCGCCAACGCGGGCACCGGCATCTTCGGGCTCGGCGGTGGAGGCAAGGGCGGCGGCGCCACGCTCGGCGCGGAGCTGCTGCGCGGCAAGGGCGGCGGCGGAATCGGCGCGCTCGGCGCGGGCAGCGTGGGCAAGGGCGCGGTCGGCGGCACCGTCACGCGCGCCACCGCGCGCAGCATCTCGTCCGCCCAGGGCACCGTGGATCGCGAGGCCGTGGCCAAGGTCATCAACAGCCACTTGCAGGACGTGCACTCCTGCTACGAGCGCGCGCTGCTCAAGGACCCCGGACTCGCCGGCAAGGTCGTCCTGGAGTGGAGCATTGGCCTCAACGGCAGCGTGACGTCCGCGAAGACCAAGTCCTCCACCCTCCGCAATGCCTCCGTCGAGGCCTGCATCCTCAGCAGCTTGAAGACGTGGACCTTCCCCGCCCCCAAGGGCGGCATTGTCATCATCACGTATCCCTTCCTCTTCAACTCGGTTGGCTACTGA
- a CDS encoding outer membrane beta-barrel domain-containing protein, with amino-acid sequence MRSVLLILLCLVPGFARAQAEALENPGTVSAVQDRLYRMHHELTLGVGVLPADAFYKGFVGALGYTYHFSDTFAWQVGRGMYSYNVQTGLRRQLERDFDVAPTATAFEDQVQWMVGSDLVWSPLYGKTSILNSSVVHFEAFLLGGGTVVKVHRSDGFRPAINLGVGLRMFSGKTVSFRLDVTNNVVFAGTSRIINVPTVQLGTAFNFGATE; translated from the coding sequence GTGCGATCCGTTCTGCTCATCCTCCTGTGCCTGGTGCCCGGCTTCGCGCGCGCGCAGGCCGAGGCGCTCGAGAATCCCGGCACCGTCTCCGCGGTGCAGGACCGGCTCTACCGCATGCACCACGAGCTGACGCTCGGCGTGGGCGTGCTGCCCGCTGACGCCTTCTACAAGGGCTTCGTCGGCGCGCTCGGCTACACGTACCACTTCAGCGACACGTTCGCGTGGCAGGTGGGCCGGGGCATGTACAGCTACAACGTGCAGACGGGCCTGCGCCGTCAGCTCGAGCGCGACTTCGACGTGGCGCCCACCGCCACCGCGTTCGAGGACCAGGTGCAGTGGATGGTGGGCTCGGACCTCGTGTGGAGCCCGCTGTACGGCAAGACGTCCATCCTCAACAGCAGCGTGGTGCACTTCGAGGCGTTCCTCCTGGGCGGCGGCACCGTGGTGAAGGTGCACCGCTCCGACGGCTTCCGCCCCGCCATCAACCTGGGCGTGGGCCTGCGCATGTTCTCCGGGAAGACGGTCTCGTTCCGACTCGACGTGACGAACAACGTCGTGTTCGCGGGCACCTCCCGCATCATCAACGTCCCCACTGTTCAGCTGGGCACCGCGTTCAACTTCGGCGCCACGGAATGA